Proteins encoded within one genomic window of Mycobacteriales bacterium:
- a CDS encoding helix-hairpin-helix domain-containing protein, producing SANARRLLDQLQRAKEQPLWRVLVALSIRHVGPEVARPLAREFGDLEAIATASLETLSEVEGVGPTIAQSLLDWFAVDWHRAIVDKWRAAGVRMSEEREEAGPRPLEGVTVVITGSLASHSRDSATEAVQARGGKVAGSVSKKTTFVVVGDAPGSKYDKAVQLGVPVLDDDGLRVLLRDGPEAAAAVARPPEG from the coding sequence TGTCGGCCAACGCCCGCCGGCTGCTCGACCAGCTGCAGCGGGCCAAGGAACAGCCGCTGTGGCGGGTGCTGGTCGCGCTGTCGATCCGGCACGTCGGCCCGGAGGTGGCTCGCCCGCTCGCTCGCGAGTTCGGGGACCTCGAGGCGATCGCGACGGCGAGCCTCGAGACGTTGTCCGAGGTGGAGGGCGTCGGGCCGACGATCGCCCAGTCGCTGCTCGACTGGTTCGCCGTCGACTGGCATCGCGCGATCGTCGACAAGTGGCGGGCTGCCGGCGTGCGGATGAGCGAGGAGCGAGAGGAGGCCGGGCCGCGCCCGCTGGAGGGCGTGACGGTGGTCATCACCGGCTCCCTGGCCTCGCACTCGCGCGACTCGGCGACCGAGGCGGTGCAGGCCAGGGGCGGCAAGGTCGCCGGTTCGGTCAGCAAGAAGACGACGTTCGTCGTCGTCGGCGACGCACCCGGCTCGAAGTACGACAAGGCGGTCCAGCTCGGTGTGCCCGTGCTCGACGACGACGGTCTGCGGGTGCTCCTGCGCGACGGCCCCGAGGCCGCCGCGGCCGTGGCCCGCCCCCCGGAGGGCTGA
- a CDS encoding EAL domain-containing protein: MRARRPSFARHVGLTAGAGLLLTVAALTRLAPADLRRMGWSLVVLAALVALAEIRPLVTPRTKQAGGLPLSSAFVFALLIHWGLPTALLVQGVATVAADLARRRPVWRSAFDVGQQALAWCSAAIVLVLAGSLGSPAHPEVPAGADLPAILVAGTCCFLVSEILVGRAIAAYDGSAVRAAVRADIRSRAATAGTLLGLAPVVVVVVDHGPALVPLLALPLVAVYTTAAVSVDRDHQAMHDALTGLPNRKLLLQRADEQLAAALAGHRTAALLLLDLDRFKEVNDTLGHQVGDDLLQQVASRLIATVRPHDTVARLGGDEFAVLLPAIDHPGRALDVAQRMRRALSEPFRRGELTFDVDVSVGIALCPQHGDDVAALLQRADVAMYLAKETGSGVEVYAPDRDRHSAARLEMLGELREALARGEVVVHYQPKIDLRDGAVSGVEALLRWPHPTRGLLSAAEFLPMAEQAGLTRVITPYVLDAATAQAARWWQTGVRVPVAVNVSARDLYDGHLAEVVGECIARHGVPGNALALEVTESVLMSDLARAGETLHRLAALGVGVSLDDFGTGYSSLVHLTQLPVSEIKVDRSFVHRMAAHAGDAAIVRTIVDLGSALGVRVVAEGVEDSDAWDRLAVLGCDAVQGWYVSDALPADEVTAWLSRVASVGAHLD, from the coding sequence GTGCGCGCCCGACGTCCCAGCTTCGCGCGGCACGTCGGGCTCACCGCGGGCGCCGGCCTGCTGCTGACCGTGGCCGCCCTCACGCGGCTGGCGCCGGCCGACCTGCGCCGGATGGGCTGGAGCCTGGTCGTGCTGGCCGCGCTCGTCGCGCTGGCCGAGATCCGCCCGCTCGTGACACCGCGCACCAAGCAGGCCGGCGGGCTGCCGCTGTCCTCGGCGTTCGTCTTCGCGCTGCTGATCCACTGGGGCCTGCCGACCGCGTTGCTCGTGCAGGGGGTAGCCACCGTGGCCGCCGACCTGGCCCGCCGCCGTCCGGTGTGGCGCTCAGCCTTCGATGTCGGGCAGCAGGCCCTCGCCTGGTGCTCCGCCGCCATCGTCCTCGTACTGGCCGGGAGCCTCGGCTCGCCCGCGCACCCCGAGGTGCCGGCGGGCGCCGACCTGCCGGCGATCCTGGTGGCCGGCACCTGCTGCTTCCTCGTCAGCGAGATCCTCGTCGGCCGGGCGATCGCGGCCTACGACGGGAGCGCCGTGCGTGCCGCGGTGCGTGCCGACATCCGGTCCCGCGCCGCCACCGCCGGCACGCTGCTCGGCCTGGCGCCGGTCGTCGTGGTCGTCGTCGACCACGGGCCGGCCCTGGTGCCGCTGCTCGCGCTGCCGCTCGTCGCCGTCTACACGACGGCCGCCGTCTCGGTCGATCGGGACCACCAGGCGATGCACGACGCGCTGACCGGGCTGCCCAACCGCAAGCTGCTGCTGCAGCGCGCCGACGAGCAGCTGGCCGCAGCTCTCGCCGGTCACCGCACGGCCGCCCTGCTGTTGCTGGACCTCGACCGGTTCAAGGAGGTCAACGACACCCTCGGCCACCAGGTCGGCGACGACCTGCTGCAGCAGGTGGCGAGCCGGCTGATCGCGACCGTGCGCCCGCACGACACGGTGGCCCGGCTCGGCGGCGACGAGTTCGCCGTGCTGCTGCCGGCCATCGACCACCCGGGTCGCGCCCTCGACGTCGCGCAGCGGATGCGGCGCGCGTTGTCCGAGCCGTTCCGCCGGGGCGAGCTGACGTTCGACGTCGACGTCTCCGTCGGCATCGCGCTGTGCCCGCAGCACGGTGACGACGTGGCCGCGTTGCTGCAGCGGGCCGACGTCGCGATGTACCTCGCCAAGGAGACCGGGTCCGGTGTCGAGGTCTACGCGCCCGACCGTGACCGCCACTCGGCTGCGCGGCTGGAGATGCTCGGCGAGCTGCGCGAGGCCTTGGCCCGCGGTGAGGTCGTCGTCCACTACCAACCGAAGATCGACCTGCGCGACGGTGCGGTCAGCGGCGTCGAGGCACTGCTGCGCTGGCCGCACCCGACCCGCGGTCTGCTGAGCGCGGCGGAGTTCCTGCCGATGGCCGAGCAGGCCGGGCTCACTCGCGTGATCACGCCCTACGTGCTCGACGCGGCGACCGCGCAGGCGGCGCGCTGGTGGCAGACCGGTGTGCGGGTGCCGGTCGCGGTCAACGTCAGTGCGCGCGACCTCTACGACGGTCACCTCGCCGAGGTCGTCGGGGAGTGCATCGCCCGCCACGGCGTCCCGGGCAACGCATTGGCGCTCGAGGTGACCGAGAGCGTGCTGATGAGCGACCTGGCCCGGGCGGGGGAGACCCTGCACCGGCTGGCGGCGCTCGGCGTGGGCGTGTCGCTCGACGACTTCGGCACCGGCTACTCGTCATTGGTGCACCTCACCCAGCTGCCGGTGTCGGAGATCAAGGTCGACCGGTCGTTCGTGCACCGGATGGCCGCGCACGCCGGCGACGCGGCGATCGTGCGCACGATCGTCGATCTGGGCAGCGCCCTCGGCGTACGCGTCGTCGCCGAAGGCGTCGAGGACAGCGACGCCTGGGACCGGCTGGCCGTGCTCGGCTGCGACGCGGTGCAGGGGTGGTACGTCTCCGACGCGCTGCCCGCCGACGAGGTCACCGCCTGGTTGAGCAGAGTGGCGTCTGTCGGGGCCCACCTAGACTGA
- the gatC gene encoding Asp-tRNA(Asn)/Glu-tRNA(Gln) amidotransferase subunit GatC yields MAGITRAEVAHLAGLARIAMTDDELDRMPAQLDVILQAVARVAEVVDDDIPPTSHPVPLSNVFRPDEVRPSLPREQVLAGAPDAEHDRFRVPRILEEE; encoded by the coding sequence GTGGCAGGCATCACCCGAGCCGAGGTCGCGCACCTGGCGGGACTAGCGCGCATCGCGATGACCGACGACGAACTCGACCGCATGCCGGCGCAGCTCGACGTGATTCTGCAGGCGGTGGCGCGGGTCGCTGAGGTCGTCGACGACGACATCCCGCCGACGTCGCACCCGGTGCCGCTCAGCAACGTCTTCCGGCCCGACGAGGTGCGGCCGTCGCTGCCGCGCGAGCAGGTGCTCGCCGGTGCGCCGGACGCCGAGCACGACCGCTTCCGGGTGCCCCGGATCCTGGAGGAAGAGTGA
- the gatA gene encoding Asp-tRNA(Asn)/Glu-tRNA(Gln) amidotransferase subunit GatA — protein sequence MTDLVRLTADELSRWIAAGEVSSVEVTQAHLDRIAAVDERVHAFLHVDAEGALSAARAVDDRRAAGDPLPSPLAGVPLALKDVLTQKGVPTTCGSRILEGWRPPYDATVVRRLKEAGVVILGKTNMDEFAMGSSTEHSAFGPTRNPWDLERIPGGSGGGSAAAVAAYEAPLAIGTDTGGSIRQPAAVTGTVGAKPTYGGVSRYGLVAFSSSLDQAGPCARTVLDAALLHELIAGHDPLDGTSIDAPVPPVVEAARAADVSGMRVGVVREFAGEGYQPGVEARFAETVALLEELGASVVEVSCPHFAYALAAYYLIAPSEASSNLARFDGMRYGLRVGDDGEASAEEVMARTRDAGFGDEVKRRIILGTYALSAGYYDAYYGSAQKVRTLISRDFAAAYEQADVLVSPTTPTTAFPLGERLADPLAMYLADLCTIPANLAGGAAMSIPCGRSDDGLPVGFQVMAPALADERMYRVAAAVEAALLDRWSHPLLDEAPAL from the coding sequence GTGACGGACCTGGTCCGGCTGACCGCCGACGAGCTGAGCCGGTGGATCGCCGCCGGCGAGGTCTCCTCGGTCGAGGTCACCCAGGCGCACCTCGACCGCATCGCCGCGGTCGACGAGCGCGTCCACGCGTTCCTGCACGTCGACGCCGAGGGTGCGCTGAGCGCCGCCCGCGCGGTCGACGACCGGCGCGCCGCGGGCGACCCGCTGCCCTCGCCGCTCGCGGGCGTCCCGCTCGCCCTCAAGGACGTGCTCACCCAGAAGGGCGTCCCGACGACCTGCGGCTCGCGGATCCTCGAGGGCTGGCGACCGCCGTACGACGCCACCGTCGTGCGCCGGCTCAAGGAGGCCGGCGTCGTCATCCTCGGCAAGACCAACATGGATGAGTTCGCGATGGGCTCGTCGACGGAGCACTCGGCGTTCGGGCCCACGCGCAACCCGTGGGACCTCGAGCGGATCCCCGGTGGGTCCGGTGGCGGTTCGGCGGCTGCCGTCGCGGCCTACGAGGCACCGCTCGCGATCGGCACCGACACCGGCGGCTCCATCCGTCAGCCGGCCGCGGTGACGGGCACCGTCGGTGCCAAGCCGACCTACGGCGGGGTCAGCCGCTACGGGCTCGTGGCGTTCTCCTCCAGCCTCGACCAGGCCGGCCCGTGCGCCCGGACGGTGCTCGACGCGGCGCTGCTGCACGAGCTCATCGCCGGTCACGACCCGCTCGACGGCACCAGCATCGACGCGCCGGTGCCCCCCGTCGTCGAGGCGGCGCGCGCTGCCGACGTCAGCGGCATGCGGGTCGGAGTCGTTCGCGAGTTCGCCGGCGAGGGCTACCAGCCGGGGGTCGAGGCGCGGTTCGCGGAAACCGTTGCCCTGCTGGAGGAGCTGGGAGCAAGCGTTGTCGAGGTGTCGTGCCCGCACTTCGCCTACGCACTCGCCGCCTACTACCTCATCGCGCCGAGCGAGGCGTCGAGCAACCTGGCCCGCTTCGACGGCATGCGCTACGGCCTGCGCGTCGGCGACGACGGCGAGGCCAGCGCCGAGGAAGTGATGGCACGCACCCGCGACGCCGGTTTCGGCGACGAGGTCAAGCGCCGGATCATCCTCGGCACCTATGCGCTGTCCGCCGGCTACTACGACGCCTACTACGGCTCGGCGCAGAAGGTGCGCACGCTGATCAGTCGCGACTTCGCCGCGGCCTACGAGCAGGCCGACGTGCTGGTCTCGCCGACGACACCGACCACGGCGTTCCCGCTCGGTGAGCGGCTCGCCGACCCGCTCGCGATGTACCTCGCCGACCTGTGCACGATCCCGGCCAACCTCGCCGGTGGAGCGGCGATGTCGATCCCGTGCGGTCGCTCCGACGACGGGCTGCCGGTCGGGTTCCAGGTCATGGCACCCGCGCTGGCCGACGAGCGGATGTACCGCGTAGCCGCCGCCGTCGAGGCCGCGCTGCTCGACCGGTGGAGCCACCCGCTGCTCGACGAGGCGCCGGCGCTGTGA
- the gatB gene encoding Asp-tRNA(Asn)/Glu-tRNA(Gln) amidotransferase subunit GatB encodes MRVTTTALPAYDDVLTRWEPVLGLETHVELGTASKMFCGCATTFGAEPNTQVCPTCLGLPGSLPVTNEAAIRSTVLIGLALGCDIASWCRFARKNYFYPDMPKDFQISQYDEPLCTDGHLDVEVGGRTWRVDIERVHLEEDTGKTLHVGGATGRIHGADHSLVDYNRAGIPLVEIVTRPVVGAGAEVARAYVAELRDLLRTLGVSDVRMEQGSLRCDVNVSLRPRGEQRLGTRSETKNVNSLRSVERAVRHEVERQAAVLESGGRVVQETRHWHEDTGITTSGRSKETAEDYRYFPEPDLVPLAPAREWVEELRATLPELPAARRARLRSEFGYSDLDMEQMTNAGVLDLVAATVAEGASADDARGWWLGYLVGQANERGIEPADLAITAAQVARVAGLVATGTLTAALARQVVEGVLAGEGEPERVIEARGLRVVSDTGALDAAIDEAIAAQPDVAEKIRAGNAKAVGPLVGAVMKATKGQADAARVSRMILERLSGS; translated from the coding sequence ATCCGCGTGACGACGACAGCCCTTCCGGCCTACGACGACGTGCTGACGCGCTGGGAGCCCGTGCTGGGCCTCGAGACCCACGTCGAGCTGGGCACCGCGTCGAAGATGTTCTGCGGGTGCGCGACGACGTTCGGCGCGGAGCCCAACACGCAGGTGTGCCCGACCTGCCTCGGGCTGCCCGGCTCGCTGCCGGTCACCAACGAGGCGGCGATCCGCTCGACGGTCCTCATCGGCCTGGCGCTCGGCTGCGACATCGCGTCGTGGTGCCGGTTCGCGCGGAAGAACTACTTCTACCCGGACATGCCGAAGGACTTCCAGATCTCGCAGTACGACGAGCCGCTGTGCACCGACGGGCACCTCGACGTCGAGGTCGGCGGGCGCACCTGGCGGGTCGACATCGAGCGGGTGCACCTCGAGGAGGACACCGGCAAGACCCTGCACGTGGGCGGCGCGACCGGGCGCATCCACGGCGCCGACCACTCGCTGGTCGACTACAACCGGGCCGGGATCCCGCTGGTCGAGATCGTCACCCGGCCGGTCGTCGGGGCGGGCGCGGAGGTCGCGCGGGCCTACGTCGCCGAGCTGCGCGACCTGCTGCGGACGCTCGGCGTATCCGACGTACGCATGGAGCAGGGGTCGCTGCGCTGCGACGTCAACGTCTCGCTGCGACCGCGCGGCGAGCAGCGGCTCGGCACCCGCAGCGAGACCAAGAACGTCAACTCCCTGAGGTCGGTCGAGCGGGCGGTCCGGCACGAGGTCGAGCGGCAGGCGGCGGTGCTCGAGTCGGGCGGCCGGGTGGTGCAGGAGACCCGGCACTGGCACGAGGACACCGGCATCACGACCTCCGGGCGGAGCAAGGAGACTGCGGAGGACTACCGCTACTTCCCCGAGCCCGACCTGGTGCCCCTCGCTCCTGCCCGCGAGTGGGTCGAGGAGCTGCGGGCCACGCTGCCGGAGCTGCCCGCGGCCCGGCGGGCGCGGCTGCGCTCCGAGTTCGGCTACAGCGACCTCGACATGGAGCAGATGACCAACGCGGGCGTGCTCGACCTCGTCGCGGCCACGGTGGCGGAGGGGGCGTCGGCCGACGACGCCCGTGGCTGGTGGCTCGGCTACCTGGTGGGTCAGGCCAACGAGCGCGGCATCGAGCCGGCCGATCTCGCCATCACGGCGGCGCAGGTCGCCCGCGTGGCCGGCCTGGTGGCCACGGGCACGCTGACGGCGGCGCTGGCTCGGCAGGTCGTCGAGGGCGTGCTCGCCGGCGAGGGCGAGCCGGAGCGGGTGATCGAGGCCCGCGGCCTTCGGGTCGTGTCCGACACCGGTGCGCTCGACGCGGCCATCGACGAGGCGATCGCCGCGCAGCCGGACGTGGCCGAGAAGATCAGGGCCGGCAACGCCAAGGCGGTCGGCCCGCTGGTCGGCGCGGTCATGAAGGCGACCAAGGGCCAGGCCGACGCCGCCCGGGTGAGCCGGATGATCCTGGAGCGCCTGTCCGGCAGCTGA
- a CDS encoding MMPL family transporter — translation MSDTVASGTLARVADWVLHHRRLVTAFWIVAFLAGAAGASHVSNRLTVDFSLPGQPGYETAKQIVHDYGNGGLTDPSLVTVTGPTGAGLDDQAVAGAFDRLRAARPDLRVVDFATTHDAVFRTTGGHTTYAMVFAPMPASFSAKLPSEAAAGIVRGALPPGYTVGATGLGELATGGHTEGPGVLVETLFGGLGALAVLAFVFASLLAFVPLLIAAVAITSTLLVVLGLTYLVDVSFIVQFLVSLIGLGVAIDYSLLVVTRWREERQRGADNHTAVRTAMATAGRAVLLSGLTVAIGLLALVVLPAPGLRSVGYGGMLIPLVSTAVTLTLLPAMLGGIGPRVDWPRIRHEDAASRGWTAWARTVVRGRWVAAGAALAVLAVLIVPVFSLTTGETGVDALAKTGPAHAAYQRLQDGGVPGGVLTPLEVLVDRGHAQAAADRLAKVPGIVSVAVPTDASSNRDGTTIVLGIARDATVNNLTIGPVKAARDALDGMPGVVGIAGDGAVQLDYQHAVFGNFPLMFAIIALLTFLLLARAFRSIVLPLKAIALNLVSMAATFGLMTWFWQQGHGSDAVFGIAGTGAITFWVPLMVFAFLFGLSMDYEVFILARMREAVDRGASTDEAVIEGLGRTGRLVTSAALILFLAFASLASAPQTDLKVMATGLGAGILLDATIVRALLLPALVSLFGRWNWWFPSPLARLLRVREVPTPPAHELVGTAGRSA, via the coding sequence ATGTCCGACACCGTCGCCTCCGGCACGCTCGCGCGCGTCGCCGACTGGGTCCTCCACCACCGCCGGCTGGTCACGGCCTTCTGGATCGTCGCCTTCCTGGCGGGCGCGGCGGGCGCGAGCCACGTCTCGAACCGGCTGACCGTCGACTTCTCGCTGCCCGGCCAGCCCGGCTACGAGACGGCGAAGCAGATCGTGCACGACTACGGCAACGGCGGCCTGACCGATCCGTCGCTCGTGACGGTCACCGGGCCGACCGGTGCCGGGCTCGATGACCAGGCGGTCGCCGGCGCCTTCGACCGGCTGCGAGCCGCCCGTCCCGACCTGCGTGTCGTCGACTTCGCGACCACCCACGACGCGGTCTTCCGCACGACCGGCGGGCATACGACGTACGCCATGGTCTTCGCGCCGATGCCGGCCAGCTTCTCGGCGAAGCTGCCGTCCGAGGCGGCGGCCGGGATCGTGCGCGGCGCGCTGCCGCCCGGCTACACGGTGGGGGCGACCGGCCTCGGCGAGCTGGCGACCGGTGGCCACACCGAGGGCCCGGGCGTGCTGGTGGAGACGCTGTTCGGCGGGCTCGGCGCGCTGGCGGTGCTCGCCTTCGTGTTCGCCTCGCTGCTGGCGTTCGTACCGCTGCTGATCGCCGCGGTCGCCATCACGTCGACGCTGCTCGTCGTCCTGGGGCTGACCTACCTCGTCGACGTGTCGTTCATCGTGCAGTTCCTCGTCTCGCTGATCGGGCTCGGCGTCGCGATCGACTACTCGCTGCTCGTGGTGACACGCTGGCGGGAGGAGCGGCAACGGGGCGCCGACAACCACACGGCCGTGCGCACGGCGATGGCGACGGCCGGCCGCGCGGTGCTGCTGTCGGGACTCACCGTCGCGATCGGCCTGCTCGCGCTCGTCGTGCTGCCGGCGCCCGGTCTGCGCAGCGTGGGCTACGGCGGCATGCTGATCCCGCTGGTCTCGACCGCCGTCACCCTGACGCTGCTGCCGGCGATGCTCGGCGGCATCGGGCCGCGGGTGGACTGGCCGCGGATCCGCCACGAGGACGCCGCGAGCCGTGGCTGGACCGCCTGGGCGCGGACCGTCGTGCGCGGACGCTGGGTGGCCGCCGGCGCCGCGCTCGCCGTCCTCGCCGTGCTGATCGTCCCGGTCTTCTCCCTGACCACCGGTGAGACCGGGGTGGACGCGCTGGCCAAGACCGGGCCGGCTCATGCGGCCTACCAGCGCCTGCAGGACGGCGGGGTGCCCGGCGGCGTCCTCACGCCGCTCGAGGTGCTCGTCGACCGCGGCCACGCCCAGGCCGCTGCCGACCGCCTCGCGAAGGTGCCGGGCATCGTGAGCGTTGCGGTCCCGACCGACGCGAGCAGCAACCGCGACGGCACCACGATCGTGCTCGGCATCGCTCGCGACGCCACGGTCAACAACCTCACGATCGGCCCGGTCAAGGCGGCTCGCGACGCCCTCGACGGGATGCCCGGCGTCGTGGGGATCGCCGGCGACGGTGCGGTCCAGCTCGACTACCAGCACGCGGTCTTCGGCAACTTCCCGCTGATGTTCGCCATCATCGCGCTGCTGACGTTCCTGCTGCTGGCACGGGCGTTCCGGTCGATCGTGCTGCCGCTCAAGGCGATCGCGCTCAACCTCGTCTCGATGGCGGCGACGTTCGGGCTCATGACGTGGTTCTGGCAGCAGGGCCACGGGTCCGACGCCGTCTTCGGCATCGCGGGCACGGGGGCGATCACGTTCTGGGTGCCGCTGATGGTCTTCGCGTTCCTGTTCGGCCTTTCGATGGACTACGAGGTCTTCATCCTGGCCCGCATGCGCGAGGCGGTGGACCGCGGCGCGTCGACCGACGAAGCCGTGATCGAGGGGTTGGGTCGCACCGGGCGGCTGGTGACCAGCGCCGCGCTGATCCTGTTCCTGGCGTTCGCCTCGCTGGCGTCGGCGCCGCAGACCGACCTGAAGGTGATGGCCACCGGCCTCGGCGCCGGCATCCTGCTCGACGCGACGATCGTGCGGGCGCTGCTGCTGCCGGCGCTGGTCAGCCTGTTCGGTCGCTGGAACTGGTGGTTCCCGTCGCCGCTCGCCCGGCTACTGCGCGTGCGAGAGGTGCCCACCCCGCCGGCCCACGAGCTCGTCGGTACCGCCGGCCGGTCTGCCTAG
- a CDS encoding alpha/beta hydrolase, with amino-acid sequence MERSPAMGKFDFESLDGTRVRGWRNDGTGVPVVISNGLGTSPEAWPALCRGDSGFRVCTWYYRGTGGGGRPQDPGRVRIDDHVGDLLALMDHEGIERAIVPCWSMGVSVGFEFARQHPDRVAGLMAVAGVPGGMFQAMFGLMRVPRAIRHDSGVAAARAMRAVGPALNALARTIPLNTATASVINHSGFLLPAARPERLIPALREFRTHDFRWYFTLALGAQDHAPIDLTTLEMPVTMVAGRYDVLTFVGDMVEAAAQIPHAEIKILPGSHFLPLEYPDEIARWVGELADRSDLR; translated from the coding sequence ATGGAACGATCACCCGCCATGGGGAAGTTCGACTTCGAGAGCCTCGACGGCACCCGGGTGCGCGGGTGGCGCAACGACGGCACGGGCGTCCCCGTCGTCATCAGCAACGGCCTCGGCACGTCTCCCGAGGCGTGGCCGGCCCTCTGTCGCGGGGACAGCGGCTTCCGGGTCTGCACGTGGTACTACCGCGGCACCGGCGGCGGGGGCCGGCCGCAGGACCCGGGCCGGGTCCGCATCGACGACCACGTCGGTGACCTGCTCGCGCTGATGGATCACGAAGGGATCGAGCGGGCGATCGTGCCGTGCTGGTCGATGGGCGTGAGCGTCGGCTTCGAGTTCGCCCGGCAACACCCGGACCGGGTCGCCGGCCTCATGGCGGTCGCCGGGGTCCCGGGCGGGATGTTCCAGGCGATGTTCGGGCTCATGCGGGTGCCGCGCGCGATCCGGCACGACAGCGGCGTCGCCGCGGCCCGCGCCATGCGGGCGGTCGGACCGGCCCTCAACGCGCTGGCCCGCACGATCCCGCTGAACACGGCGACCGCCAGCGTCATCAACCACTCGGGTTTCCTGCTGCCCGCCGCGAGACCGGAGCGGCTGATCCCGGCCCTGCGGGAGTTCCGCACGCACGACTTCCGCTGGTACTTCACGCTCGCCCTCGGCGCGCAGGACCACGCGCCGATCGACCTGACGACGCTCGAGATGCCGGTGACGATGGTGGCCGGGCGCTACGACGTGCTCACGTTCGTCGGCGACATGGTCGAGGCGGCGGCGCAGATCCCGCACGCGGAGATCAAGATCCTGCCGGGCTCGCACTTCCTGCCGCTGGAGTACCCCGACGAGATCGCCCGCTGGGTCGGCGAGCTCGCCGACCGCAGCGACCTGCGATGA
- the ilvD gene encoding dihydroxy-acid dehydratase, producing the protein MSKPDRKPRSRDVTDGLEKAAARGMLRAVGMTDDDWDKPQIGIASSWNEITPCNLSLDRLAQSAKEGVHAAGGYPLEFGTISVSDGISMGHEGMHFSLVSREVIADSVETVTMAERFDGSVLLAGCDKSLPGMLMAAARLDLAAVFLYAGTTLAGHVGDRDNITIIDAFEAVGACARGLITREEVDAVERAFCPVEGACGGMYTANTMASAAEALGMSLPGSASPPAPDRRRDGFARRSGEAVVALIDRGITARQIMTKPAFENAISVVMALGGSTNAVLHLLAIAHDAGVDLTLDDFNRVGDRVPHLADMKPFGRYVMADFDRIGGVPVVMKALLDAGLLHGDALTVTGRTVAENLADIAPPDPDGAIIRARDKPMHKTGGLTILRGSLAPDGAVVKTAGFDRAVFEGPARVFDYEQGAMDAVTGGSLQAGDVIVIRNEGPKGGPGMREMLAVTGAIKGAGLGKDVLLLTDGRFSGGTTGLCVGHVAPEAAHGGPIALVQDGDRIRIDISERTLDLLVDEAELERRRADWKPLPARYETGVLAKYAKLVGSAAQGAVTD; encoded by the coding sequence ATGAGCAAGCCGGACCGCAAGCCCCGCAGCCGCGACGTCACCGACGGGCTGGAGAAGGCCGCCGCCCGCGGCATGTTGCGCGCGGTCGGCATGACCGACGACGACTGGGACAAGCCGCAGATCGGCATCGCGTCGTCGTGGAACGAGATCACCCCGTGCAACCTGTCCCTCGACCGGCTGGCGCAGTCGGCTAAGGAGGGCGTGCACGCGGCCGGCGGCTACCCGCTGGAGTTCGGCACGATCTCGGTGTCCGACGGCATCTCGATGGGTCACGAGGGCATGCACTTCTCGCTGGTCTCGCGTGAGGTCATCGCCGACTCGGTCGAGACCGTCACGATGGCCGAGCGGTTCGACGGCTCGGTGCTGCTCGCCGGCTGCGACAAGTCGCTGCCGGGCATGCTGATGGCCGCGGCCAGGCTCGACCTTGCAGCCGTGTTCCTCTACGCCGGGACGACGCTGGCCGGTCACGTCGGCGACCGTGACAACATCACGATCATCGACGCGTTCGAGGCGGTCGGTGCCTGCGCCCGCGGCCTGATCACCAGGGAGGAGGTCGACGCGGTCGAGCGGGCGTTCTGCCCCGTCGAGGGTGCCTGCGGCGGCATGTACACCGCCAACACGATGGCCAGCGCCGCCGAGGCTCTCGGCATGTCGCTGCCCGGCAGCGCGTCGCCGCCCGCGCCGGACCGACGCCGCGACGGCTTCGCCCGGCGGTCGGGAGAGGCGGTGGTCGCCCTGATCGACCGCGGCATCACCGCGCGCCAGATCATGACCAAGCCGGCGTTCGAGAACGCCATCAGCGTCGTCATGGCGCTCGGCGGCTCGACCAACGCGGTGCTGCACCTGCTCGCGATCGCGCACGACGCCGGGGTCGACCTCACCCTCGACGACTTCAACCGCGTCGGCGACCGGGTGCCGCATCTGGCCGACATGAAGCCGTTCGGGCGTTACGTCATGGCCGACTTCGACCGCATCGGCGGCGTACCGGTCGTCATGAAGGCGCTGCTCGACGCCGGTCTGCTGCACGGTGACGCGCTCACGGTCACCGGGCGGACCGTCGCGGAGAACCTCGCCGACATCGCCCCGCCCGACCCCGACGGCGCGATCATCCGCGCCCGCGACAAGCCGATGCACAAGACCGGCGGGCTCACGATCCTGCGCGGGTCGCTCGCCCCCGACGGCGCGGTCGTCAAGACCGCGGGATTCGACCGGGCGGTCTTCGAGGGCCCCGCGCGGGTCTTCGACTACGAGCAGGGCGCGATGGACGCGGTCACCGGCGGGTCGCTGCAGGCCGGCGACGTCATCGTCATCCGCAACGAGGGCCCGAAGGGCGGGCCCGGCATGCGCGAGATGCTCGCGGTCACCGGGGCCATCAAGGGTGCCGGGCTCGGCAAGGACGTGCTGCTGCTCACCGACGGTCGCTTCTCCGGCGGTACGACGGGCCTGTGCGTCGGCCACGTCGCCCCCGAGGCCGCGCACGGCGGGCCGATCGCGCTCGTGCAGGACGGCGACCGCATCCGCATCGACATCAGCGAGCGCACCCTCGACCTGCTCGTCGACGAGGCCGAGCTCGAGCGGCGCCGGGCCGACTGGAAGCCGCTGCCGGCGCGCTACGAGACCGGCGTGCTCGCCAAGTACGCCAAGCTCGTCGGCTCGGCCGCCCAAGGCGCGGTCACCGACTGA